Proteins co-encoded in one Cydia strobilella chromosome 14, ilCydStro3.1, whole genome shotgun sequence genomic window:
- the LOC134747345 gene encoding uncharacterized protein LOC134747345, with protein sequence MFVCFKCLASVEDYNDFCKHLKDHHNLSANATYRCKQYQCDREYQNVRSFRRHLISQHLNTQTIFDTDCTTNDCTLSENIPDTCSLLDPCESFEYHPLNNVCRENALDTAHSMLEKSAATLALSLFSDSGVNRKTALKILENIQLHITQVLGDIFKHVMPIYNEFSQSEIDNIHKLISNPFGNLRTEYKIIKYFTDINCYIAPEKYIINENVADNTVNTSVMLAPKSCTGAKLPLRSLFKKIFELPYTNTLPNEVNFPNFAHSLIWQKKIASKEGKLCCPFFIYFDDFECNNPLGSHAGVHSISAVYYQFPTMPQEYLSQLDNVFVAMLYNSSFKIYGNHSAFYELIKELTYLEEEGIDINTENGKVKIYFILGMILGDNLGLNTILGFSKSFSSNYYCRICKSHKSIMTKQTKADNALLRDQDNYANDIDQNNVTETGISEYCCFNDIPSFHVVDNCCVDIMHDIFEGVCHYDLAHIILYYTEIHYFDLVTLNNRLKLFDYSVTELNNKSVCIKQEHLIRSKFKMSASEMLTFVHLFPLLVGDLVPSDDPVWQFLTILLKIIQIISCSVVDAPTVKLLESLITEHHENYINLFNDTLKPKHHLMLHYPHIIEQVGPLKQLWCMRFEAKHKTLKNTAHIITSRKNISLTLLMKEQLAFANRLFVKKGLESRVELGKVIVRESRVDISHINDTSNQDVDLTCDFQWIRFKGTKYNPGMIIVTTNEDDFFFSN encoded by the coding sequence atgtttgtttgtttcaaaTGTCTCGCTTCAGTTGAAGATTACAAcgatttttgtaaacatttaaaagatcatcataacttaagtgCAAACGCAACATATCGCTGTAAACAGTATCAATGTGATCGcgaatatcaaaatgtacgttcTTTTAGACGCCACTTAATTTCCCAACATTTGAATACACAAACAATTTTTGATACTGATTGCACTACAAATGATTGCACTTTAAGTGAAAATATACCTGATACGTGTAGTTTGTTAGATCCTTGTGAATCCTTTGAATATCATCCTCTAAACAATGTTTGTCGTGAGAACGCTTTGGATACTGCCCATAGTATGTTAGAGAAATCTGCCGCTACGTTAGCGCTTTCATTATTCAGTGACAGTGGGGTTAACCGGAAAACTGCTcttaaaatattagaaaatattcAACTTCATATTACCCAAGTTCTTggtgatatttttaaacatgtaATGCCTATTTATAATGAGTTCAGTCAAAGTGAAATAGATAATATACATAAACTGATTTCAAATCCTTTTGGTAATTTACGCActgaatataaaattataaaatactttACAGATATCAATTGCTACATTGCTCctgaaaaatacattattaatgaAAATGTTGCTGACAATACAGTCAACACTTCAGTAATGCTTGCGCCTAAATCCTGTACTGGCGCAAAACTACCGCTTCGCTCattattcaagaaaatttttgaattaCCCTATACAAATACTTTACCTAACGAAGTTAATTTTCCAAATTTTGCTCACAGTTtaatttggcaaaaaaaaattgcaagtaAAGAAGGCAAACTCTGTTgtcctttttttatatatttcgatGATTTCGAATGTAATAATCCCTTAGGTAGCCACGCCGGTGTACATTCAATATCAGCTGTATATTATCAATTTCCTACTATGCCACAGGAATATCTTTCACAGCTGGATAATGTGTTTGTTGCAATGTTGTACAACTCTTCTTTTAAGATATACGGTAATCACTCGGCATTCTACGAACTCATTAAAGAATTAACATATTTAGAGGAAGAAGGTATAGATATAAATACTGAAAATGGTAAAGTGAAAATCTATTTTATACTTGGAATGATATTAGGGGACAATCTAGGACTAAACACAATTCTCGGATTTTCTAAATCTTTTAGCAGCAATTACTACTGTAGAATATGTAAAAGTCACAAATCTATAATGACAAAACAAACCAAAGCAGATAATGCACTGTTAAGAGATCAGGATAATTATGCTAATGACATTGACCAAAATAATGTTACAGAAACGGGAATAAGTGAATATTGTTGTTTTAATGATATTCCTAGCTTTCACGTAGTAGATAACTGTTGTGTTGATATTATGCACGATATTTTCGAAGGAGTGTGTCATTACGACTTAGCtcatattattttgtattatactGAAATACACTATTTTGACCTGGTCACTTTAAATAATCGCTTAAAATTATTTGACTATTCAGTTACAGAGCTTAACAATAAGTCTGTTTGCATCAAGCAAGAACATTTAATTCGCAGTAAGTTTAAAATGTCAGCTTCGGAAATGTTGACGTTTGTACATTTGTTCCCTCTACTAGTTGGAGATTTAGTTCCTAGTGACGATCCTGTATGGCAATTTTTAACAATCTTACTAAAAATAATTCAGATTATATCATGTAGCGTTGTAGATGCTCCGACTGTAAAATTGTTAGAATCTTTAATTACTGAACAtcatgaaaattacattaacctttttaatgaTACATTAAAACCGAAACACCATTTGATGTTACATTACCCGCATATTATTGAGcaggtgggccccttaaagcaATTATGGTGCATGAGATTTGAAGCTAAACACAAAACATTGAAAAACACGGCTCACATCATAACTTCTAGAAAAAACATTTCTTTAACGTTGCTAATGAAAGAACAGTTAGCGTTTGCAAACAGACTTTTTGTAAAGAAGGGATTAGAGTCTCGAGTGGAATTAGGAAAAGTTATTGTACGGGAGTCGCGTGTGGATATTTCTCACATTAACGATACTTCTAATCAAGATGTTGATTTAACTTGTGATTTTCAATGGATACGTTTTAAGGGCACAAAGTATAACCCAGGAATGATAATAGTTACTACTAATgaagatgatttttttttttcaaattag
- the LOC134747496 gene encoding uncharacterized protein LOC134747496: MIDVLKSVYLELKEIRRYLIKVGPSKRKGNLIAKKLSEANVLFSQYTSVSEHLSVEIQKGNILEEDANLIKTLSLNFIDLYKEISDLCTVQQETMSENNMDTFNLKTALSLLPQMTDDEDSIKCLIDNLEYYASLLKSIDCKRNLMLFILKSRLSQAAKLKLKSSYDTVDELVTDMKQVLLPQKSATAIQNRLQQIKQNDMSIQDYGKEISELFVELTISQAEGKSESFKVLKPLNEKMAVKKFADGLRNRRLSTIIAARNFATLKDAIQSAKDEETSSATPAEESMRTYKPYNYSHRSRQGHRNGPRGQYSPRIYTNRNSRGNTIAYLTRQQNRGGFSGFQHSPTRGNGNILDRIEEGIIIILALEETSGYVEDKCV, from the coding sequence ATGATTGATGTCTTAAAAAGTGTGTATTTAGAATTGAAAGAAATTAGACGCTACCTAATTAAAGTTGGTCCAAGTAAACGTAAAGGAAATTTAATTGCAAAGAAACTTAGCGAagcaaatgttttatttagtcaATACACTAGTGTTTCAGAACATTTATCAGTAGAGATTCAAAAAGGTAATATTTTGGAGGAAGACGCaaacttaattaaaacattGTCACTAAATTTTATAGATTTATACAAGGAAATTTCTGATTTATGTACTGTGCAACAAGAAACAATGTCTGAAAATAACATggatacttttaatttaaaaacggctTTATCCTTATTGCCGCAAATGACTGACGATGAGGACAGTATTAAGTGCTTAATTGATAACCTTGAATATTACGCGTCCTTGCTAAAAAGTATTGATTGTAAAAGGAATTTGATGCTATTTATACTGAAAAGTAGGTTGTCTCAAGcagctaaattaaaattaaaatcatctTACGACACGGTGGATGAATTAGTAACTGATATGAAACAGGTCCTTCTTCCACAAAAATCGGCAACTGCTATCCAAAACCGATTGCAGCAGATTAAACAAAACGACATGTCAATTCAAGATTATGGGAAAGAAATTTCGGAATTATTTGTAGAACTTACGATTTCGCAAGCAGAAGGCAAATCAGAAAGCTTCAAAGTTTTAAAGCCACTGAACGAGAAAATGGCTGTAAAAAAGTTTGCGGACGGCTTACGAAATCGTAGGCTAAGTACTATAATTGCAGCCAGGAATTTTGCTACGCTTAAAGATGCCATCCAATCCGCCAAGGACGAGGAGACGTCATCTGCTACACCAGCTGAGGAGTCAATGCGTACGTATAAACCATACAACTACTCTCATAGGAGCCGACAAGGACATCGTAATGGGCCAAGAGGTCAATATAGCCCAAGAATATATACCAATAGGAACTCGCGTGGCAATACCATTGCTTACTTAACCAGGCAACAAAATCGCGGAGGCTTCAGCGGATTCCAGCATTCGCCAACCAGAGGAAATGGTAATATTCTAGACCGTATCGAGgaaggtataataataattttagcgCTCGAGGAAACAAGTGGATACGTAGAGGACAAATGCGTGTAA